The following proteins come from a genomic window of Gimesia chilikensis:
- the queA gene encoding tRNA preQ1(34) S-adenosylmethionine ribosyltransferase-isomerase QueA, with the protein MPRLDAFDYHLPPELIATEPTRQRDQSRLLVVNRQDRSIEHSMISDLPQFLNPQDCLVLNDTRVLSARLFGVRQATGGKWEGLYLGSNAEGEWKLMSKTRGKLVPGETIKLTPAHSRSEEKQLSLIMQSKDEEGYWTAQVQSDEDHHALLSHFGTMPLPPYMKRDLATEEDWERYQTVYANQPGAVAAPTAGLHFTPDLLANCTGKGVGVAKVTLHVGIGTFKPIACETLEEHKMHSEWCELPGESAALLNRTRDQGGRIVAVGTTSVRTLESVAQQGPLQAWQGETDIFIYPPYQFQAVDCLLTNFHLPKSTLLVLVSAFADTELIREAYEKAVEAKYRFYSYGDAMLII; encoded by the coding sequence ATGCCCCGTTTAGATGCCTTCGATTATCACCTGCCCCCGGAACTGATTGCCACTGAGCCCACCCGCCAGCGGGACCAATCCCGCCTCCTGGTTGTCAACCGCCAGGATCGTTCCATAGAGCACAGCATGATCTCCGATCTGCCTCAGTTTCTGAATCCCCAGGACTGCCTGGTTCTGAATGATACCCGCGTGCTCTCAGCCCGGTTGTTTGGAGTTCGCCAGGCCACGGGAGGAAAGTGGGAAGGACTCTACCTCGGATCCAATGCCGAGGGGGAGTGGAAACTGATGAGCAAAACTCGAGGCAAACTGGTTCCCGGCGAGACGATCAAACTGACTCCCGCACATTCACGCAGCGAAGAGAAACAGCTCTCGCTGATCATGCAGTCCAAAGATGAGGAGGGGTACTGGACAGCCCAGGTACAGTCTGATGAAGATCATCACGCCCTGCTCTCACATTTCGGTACCATGCCCCTACCCCCTTACATGAAACGCGATCTGGCGACCGAAGAAGACTGGGAACGCTACCAGACCGTATATGCCAACCAGCCTGGTGCCGTCGCTGCCCCCACCGCGGGACTGCATTTCACTCCCGACCTGCTAGCCAACTGCACCGGGAAAGGAGTCGGGGTTGCCAAAGTCACGCTGCACGTGGGCATCGGCACGTTCAAACCCATTGCCTGTGAAACTCTCGAAGAACACAAAATGCATTCTGAGTGGTGTGAACTTCCAGGCGAGTCCGCCGCGTTACTGAATCGGACGCGCGACCAGGGAGGCCGCATCGTTGCTGTGGGAACGACCAGCGTCCGCACACTGGAATCGGTGGCTCAGCAGGGGCCACTCCAGGCCTGGCAGGGTGAGACCGATATTTTCATCTATCCTCCCTACCAGTTTCAGGCGGTCGACTGCCTGCTGACCAACTTCCATCTGCCGAAATCAACACTGCTCGTGCTGGTCAGTGCATTTGCCGATACCGAGTTGATCCGGGAAGCCTACGAAAAAGCTGTAGAAGCGAAATACCGCTTCTACAGCTATGGTGATGCCATGTTGATTATTTAG
- a CDS encoding glycosyltransferase, giving the protein MSDSHAPYPIAFCITGLQPGGAERALVQIVTRLNRERWAPVVYSLTGTGPLVEPLQQAGIPTEILQVRSARDVRIIWHLAQKFKAQKPVLLQTFLFHANLAGRLAARLSHVPHVVSGIRVSEKRRNGHLLLDRLTNRLVELNICVSQSVADFSIQTGHLSPTKITVVPNGVEFQRFAEAKPADLTCWNIPTDAKVVLSVGRLDPQKAPHDLLSAFLKFASQAPEFHLLFVGDGPLRGELEQRVSESGYSSQVHFAGWQPQIPELMRAADCLVLSSLWEGMPNVVLESMAAGLPVISTRVDGIFELIQPGEQGTLVEIGSIDQLHQALVDFRTSPTQFVKMAENAQTLVEQEFTWESIARKYDQIYSQILSLTD; this is encoded by the coding sequence TTGTCTGACAGCCATGCACCTTATCCGATTGCATTTTGCATTACCGGTCTGCAGCCCGGAGGGGCGGAACGTGCGCTGGTACAGATTGTCACGCGGCTCAATCGAGAACGCTGGGCTCCTGTTGTTTACTCGCTGACCGGTACCGGTCCACTGGTCGAGCCGCTGCAGCAGGCGGGGATCCCAACAGAAATTTTACAGGTGCGTTCAGCACGAGACGTCCGCATTATCTGGCACCTGGCGCAAAAGTTCAAAGCACAAAAACCGGTTTTGTTGCAAACATTTCTATTTCACGCCAATCTCGCGGGGCGGCTGGCTGCCCGCCTGTCACATGTACCACATGTGGTTTCTGGAATTCGTGTCTCTGAAAAGCGGCGGAACGGGCATCTGTTACTGGATCGGCTCACAAATCGGTTGGTGGAGCTGAATATCTGTGTCAGTCAGTCCGTGGCTGACTTTTCGATTCAAACTGGTCATTTATCGCCCACTAAAATCACAGTTGTTCCCAACGGAGTGGAATTTCAGCGGTTTGCGGAAGCGAAGCCTGCAGATCTCACATGCTGGAACATACCGACAGATGCCAAGGTGGTTCTCTCAGTTGGTCGGCTCGATCCTCAGAAAGCACCCCATGATCTGCTTTCGGCATTTCTGAAATTTGCCAGCCAGGCACCTGAGTTTCATCTTCTGTTTGTAGGAGATGGTCCCCTGAGGGGTGAACTTGAGCAGAGAGTCTCTGAATCTGGATATTCCAGTCAGGTTCACTTCGCTGGATGGCAGCCCCAGATTCCGGAGCTGATGCGGGCGGCAGACTGCCTGGTGCTCTCTTCTCTGTGGGAGGGGATGCCTAACGTGGTGCTCGAGTCGATGGCTGCTGGATTGCCCGTCATATCGACCAGGGTTGATGGGATTTTTGAACTGATTCAACCGGGAGAGCAGGGGACACTGGTGGAAATCGGATCCATTGATCAGCTTCACCAGGCACTGGTCGATTTCAGGACCTCTCCTACCCAGTTTGTCAAGATGGCTGAGAATGCGCAAACTCTTGTAGAACAGGAGTTTACTTGGGAGTCAATTGCCCGGAAATATGACCAGATTTATTCCCAGATCCTGTCTCTGACTGACTGA
- a CDS encoding division/cell wall cluster transcriptional repressor MraZ, translated as MALTGTFNKILDGKRRLAIPKRLKEELITEDFTQIYIAPGTASSLLLFSEKGFEQQAQRLKEYSRNGPEAAQYLRLYYARAEKVEVDSQGRICIPERLAELASLEVKQEVVLIGVQDHAEIWNTERWNTYLNDHGPHFDEMAAQAFGQMPW; from the coding sequence ATGGCGTTAACGGGAACTTTCAATAAGATTCTGGATGGAAAGCGTCGACTGGCAATCCCCAAACGGCTCAAGGAAGAGCTTATCACCGAAGACTTCACCCAGATTTATATCGCACCTGGTACTGCATCGTCTTTGTTGCTTTTCTCAGAGAAAGGATTTGAACAGCAGGCACAACGATTGAAAGAATATTCCAGGAATGGCCCGGAGGCAGCCCAGTATCTGCGGTTGTATTATGCACGGGCGGAGAAGGTGGAAGTCGACTCTCAGGGGCGCATCTGTATCCCCGAACGACTCGCTGAACTGGCCAGCCTGGAAGTGAAACAGGAAGTGGTTCTGATTGGAGTTCAGGACCACGCTGAGATCTGGAATACCGAGCGTTGGAACACCTATCTGAACGACCATGGTCCTCATTTCGATGAGATGGCTGCGCAAGCATTTGGTCAAATGCCCTGGTAA
- the rsmH gene encoding 16S rRNA (cytosine(1402)-N(4))-methyltransferase RsmH, protein MSGKSGDQKRPVHIPVLLREVMEQLDLSPGLVVVDGTVGAGGHSQHILKQIGTTGTLIGLDRDEMMLGFAREKLGVETLPDGQCFLRQASYAELPAVLEELQLPSVDRVLLDLGLSSDQLSDETRGFGFETPGDLDLRFDTRQGIPAWQLLETLSEAELVEIMEVYGEERFSQRIASQLVQQRKTNPVRTAADLIAAVQAAMPAKALATARKNPATRVFQALRIAANQELEQLETMLDAVLPQALKPGGRAVIISFHSLEDRMVKQAFKDRDQWKNLTAKPITATQAEQRVNPRCRTAKLRVAVKT, encoded by the coding sequence ATGTCAGGGAAATCCGGTGATCAGAAAAGGCCCGTACATATACCGGTCCTGCTCCGTGAAGTCATGGAGCAACTGGATTTGTCGCCCGGACTGGTCGTCGTAGATGGCACCGTTGGCGCAGGTGGTCACAGTCAACATATCCTGAAACAAATTGGAACAACTGGAACTTTAATCGGTCTGGATCGTGATGAGATGATGCTGGGATTTGCCAGAGAAAAATTAGGAGTGGAAACATTGCCGGACGGACAGTGTTTTCTCAGGCAGGCCAGCTATGCAGAGCTTCCCGCGGTGCTGGAAGAGCTACAGCTTCCCTCGGTCGATCGTGTTCTGCTGGACCTGGGGCTCTCTTCCGATCAACTGAGTGATGAAACGCGCGGCTTCGGTTTTGAAACACCGGGCGATCTGGATTTGCGATTTGATACACGACAGGGCATTCCTGCCTGGCAGTTACTGGAAACACTGTCTGAAGCGGAACTGGTTGAGATTATGGAAGTCTATGGCGAAGAGCGATTCAGTCAGCGGATTGCCAGCCAACTGGTTCAGCAACGGAAAACGAATCCTGTCCGGACAGCTGCGGACCTGATTGCAGCGGTACAGGCGGCAATGCCCGCCAAGGCCCTGGCGACGGCTCGCAAAAATCCGGCAACACGCGTCTTTCAGGCGCTGCGGATTGCCGCCAATCAGGAACTGGAACAACTGGAAACCATGCTGGACGCGGTCTTGCCTCAGGCGCTGAAGCCCGGAGGAAGAGCGGTCATCATCAGCTTTCATTCATTAGAAGACCGGATGGTCAAGCAGGCGTTTAAAGACCGGGATCAATGGAAAAACCTGACAGCCAAACCGATCACAGCGACGCAGGCCGAGCAGCGGGTCAATCCTCGCTGCCGCACGGCCAAGCTGCGGGTGGCGGTCAAAACATAG
- a CDS encoding LysM peptidoglycan-binding domain-containing protein: MTEEKKTEETAEEDWGVEKPKGGIAIETKVGLCLICILLSAFGLVVYQKINRPQEALAVNSPAEDGTGEQAPGEADPFAEGNGENNGAAEVTEQSADFNTGGGDSGFSTPQENQNQDNAFGTQEQPAGDQFAQNGFDNFDNQSTFNNQSEPAQSTEMAANQTNNGFESFDQPAAGNNEFGNPAQNDFNAGMQNQAEPATFDNAQADPFAGGDQFAQQQKQPQAAMQNDFNSGAGSEFNAQETGSGSGLMEQPAANEFAQAETGNTAAVQVEEDPFGASSEPTQAMPQQAEPASDNEFGNFDLAEDGAGGQMQNSGGLPQKTAKVNITEISSQSEPDPFGNAGFDQPEPQASTGQMENPNEFGADVSTANAGNFEQPQVSEFSETQETQGTDRFGDFRAEEFSAQQAESVTTVKRPAASIDSGSFEETAMTPEPAAQARGLFDGPAPTQSVSVQEEFGALQEESFSQPVAAATGGEYVVQNGENFWTISKKLYGSGKYFQLLARINKSRVSDPRTMRPGLKLIAPDRSAIEAQYQAIHKTSNQTTVSEFSGSNTVRKPGKASGFFISQDGRPMYRVGSNDTLTDISQRHLGRSSRWFQIYQMNRQRLQNPNKLQIGTELQLPTDASRVSLVPGNSSSR; this comes from the coding sequence ATGACTGAAGAAAAGAAAACAGAAGAGACAGCAGAAGAGGACTGGGGTGTCGAGAAGCCTAAGGGCGGAATCGCCATCGAGACCAAAGTAGGGCTTTGCCTGATTTGTATTCTGCTGAGTGCCTTTGGTCTGGTTGTCTATCAGAAAATCAATCGTCCCCAGGAAGCACTGGCTGTCAACAGCCCTGCCGAAGATGGTACGGGGGAGCAGGCGCCGGGTGAAGCGGATCCCTTCGCCGAGGGAAACGGAGAAAATAACGGTGCTGCAGAGGTTACAGAGCAGTCCGCTGACTTCAATACGGGCGGCGGTGATTCCGGATTTTCTACCCCCCAGGAAAATCAAAACCAGGACAATGCGTTTGGTACCCAGGAGCAGCCCGCCGGTGATCAGTTCGCCCAGAACGGCTTCGATAATTTTGATAATCAGTCAACATTCAATAATCAGAGCGAGCCTGCGCAATCAACGGAAATGGCTGCCAACCAGACAAACAATGGTTTTGAGTCGTTTGACCAGCCTGCTGCAGGCAACAATGAATTTGGTAATCCGGCACAAAATGATTTTAATGCCGGGATGCAGAATCAGGCGGAGCCAGCGACATTCGACAACGCTCAGGCAGATCCTTTTGCCGGCGGCGATCAGTTTGCGCAACAACAGAAGCAGCCTCAGGCAGCTATGCAGAATGATTTCAACTCAGGAGCAGGTTCTGAGTTTAATGCTCAGGAAACGGGTTCAGGCTCAGGGCTGATGGAACAGCCGGCTGCGAATGAATTTGCACAGGCTGAGACAGGTAACACTGCTGCAGTGCAGGTGGAAGAAGATCCCTTTGGTGCCTCCAGCGAGCCGACACAGGCCATGCCTCAGCAGGCTGAACCTGCGAGTGATAATGAGTTTGGTAACTTTGACCTCGCCGAAGATGGTGCCGGGGGGCAGATGCAGAACTCAGGCGGATTGCCGCAAAAGACGGCTAAAGTCAATATCACCGAAATCTCCAGCCAGTCGGAGCCTGATCCTTTCGGGAATGCCGGTTTTGATCAGCCGGAACCCCAGGCTTCCACCGGTCAGATGGAGAATCCAAACGAATTTGGGGCAGATGTTTCTACTGCCAATGCAGGGAACTTTGAACAGCCTCAGGTTTCCGAATTCAGTGAAACACAGGAGACTCAGGGTACTGATCGTTTCGGTGATTTTCGGGCAGAAGAATTTTCAGCCCAGCAGGCGGAGAGTGTGACTACAGTCAAACGACCGGCAGCCAGTATCGATTCGGGATCCTTCGAAGAAACAGCGATGACTCCCGAGCCGGCTGCACAGGCACGAGGGCTGTTCGATGGACCTGCACCAACTCAGAGTGTCTCGGTTCAGGAAGAGTTCGGTGCGTTGCAGGAAGAGAGCTTCAGCCAGCCGGTCGCAGCAGCGACGGGGGGAGAGTATGTCGTTCAGAATGGCGAAAACTTCTGGACGATTTCCAAGAAGCTGTACGGCAGTGGAAAGTATTTTCAGCTGCTGGCCCGGATTAACAAGAGTCGCGTCAGTGACCCCCGGACGATGCGTCCGGGATTAAAGCTGATTGCCCCGGATCGCTCTGCGATTGAAGCCCAATACCAGGCGATTCATAAAACCAGTAATCAGACTACTGTCAGCGAGTTCAGCGGCAGTAACACTGTGCGAAAGCCAGGCAAAGCATCAGGGTTTTTCATCAGTCAGGATGGGCGCCCGATGTATCGCGTGGGCAGCAATGATACACTGACAGATATTTCCCAGCGTCATCTGGGGAGATCTTCCCGCTGGTTTCAGATTTATCAGATGAACCGGCAGAGGCTGCAAAATCCGAACAAGCTTCAAATTGGTACGGAATTGCAGCTCCCGACCGATGCCAGCCGGGTCAGTCTTGTGCCCGGAAACTCTTCCAGCCGATAA
- a CDS encoding peptidoglycan D,D-transpeptidase FtsI family protein, with translation MKSGISQSRISWRSWSLIVLVVLAWLVISGRLVYLQYVGHQQFKTVVARQQVFKEKIPARPGDILDRNGRLLATTIVTNSLYVVPQRLKGNQSVIPVCEALGLDQRHFLKRLKQNDDKLFLWVKRRLSDTELKKIRALKLADDAWGFRQEYRRQYPQGALAAHALGLRDIDGKGQGGLEEAFDHMICGQDGHRFLVRDAHGRVIEVRNDSRVAPRNGETLVVSLDSIIQLYTERELQGIVKDWKPKSACAIVMDVKTCEVLALASVPTFDLNHPEEIRETAWKNTAIASIYEPGSTLKPFIVAAALEKGLISRDEEFDCEYGEYRMGKRLLHDHHSYGMLSVTDILVKSSNIGMAKIGERLTNVGLYEAVTAFGFGQKTGIQLPGELTGIVRPLKSWNIYSTGSVPMGQEIAVTPIQLITAHVALANQGKLLNPRLIRDQIDHNYFPRSEDEPAQVRPLVSTPLVSPEVADWLVQVPMLETVERGTGRRAKLDEYKVFGKTGTAQKPDPKTGAYSSQLHVSSFICGAPAHDPRVLVLVVVNEPSVGENHYGGTIAGPPAAEILRKTLLYLHEPFDESGSRFEERSASRVRNILR, from the coding sequence TTGAAATCCGGTATCTCTCAATCTCGAATCAGCTGGCGGAGCTGGAGCCTGATCGTACTGGTGGTCCTTGCCTGGCTGGTCATTTCCGGACGGCTGGTTTATCTGCAGTACGTCGGGCATCAGCAGTTCAAAACAGTGGTTGCCCGTCAGCAGGTGTTTAAAGAAAAAATACCGGCCCGGCCCGGCGATATCCTGGATCGCAACGGACGCCTGCTGGCAACGACAATTGTCACCAACAGTCTCTACGTGGTTCCTCAGCGGCTGAAGGGGAATCAGAGTGTGATTCCAGTTTGCGAAGCTTTGGGGCTGGATCAGAGGCACTTTCTCAAGCGGCTGAAACAGAACGACGACAAACTGTTCCTGTGGGTCAAGCGGCGACTGTCGGATACGGAACTGAAGAAGATCCGTGCACTGAAGCTGGCCGATGATGCGTGGGGCTTCCGTCAGGAATATCGCAGGCAGTATCCACAGGGGGCACTGGCAGCCCATGCACTGGGATTACGTGACATCGACGGCAAAGGGCAGGGAGGGCTGGAAGAGGCCTTCGATCACATGATCTGTGGACAGGATGGCCATCGGTTCCTGGTTCGCGATGCTCATGGCCGGGTGATTGAGGTTCGCAATGATTCCCGGGTGGCGCCGCGGAATGGCGAAACGCTGGTTGTCTCACTGGATTCAATCATTCAGCTGTATACCGAACGGGAATTGCAGGGGATCGTCAAAGACTGGAAACCTAAAAGTGCCTGTGCCATCGTGATGGATGTTAAAACATGCGAAGTACTGGCACTGGCTTCTGTGCCGACCTTTGATCTGAATCATCCGGAAGAGATTAGAGAAACTGCCTGGAAAAATACCGCGATTGCTTCCATCTATGAGCCGGGCTCAACGCTCAAGCCGTTTATCGTTGCTGCCGCTCTGGAGAAAGGGCTGATCAGTAGGGATGAAGAATTCGATTGTGAATACGGCGAATACCGGATGGGCAAACGTCTGCTGCACGATCATCACAGCTATGGCATGTTGAGCGTGACAGATATTCTGGTGAAATCCAGTAATATCGGGATGGCGAAAATCGGGGAACGTTTAACGAACGTGGGGCTGTATGAAGCGGTCACGGCTTTTGGCTTTGGGCAGAAGACAGGCATTCAACTGCCCGGTGAGTTGACGGGGATTGTCAGGCCCCTGAAATCCTGGAATATCTATTCGACCGGTTCGGTGCCGATGGGGCAGGAAATCGCAGTGACACCGATTCAGCTGATCACCGCCCATGTGGCCCTGGCCAATCAGGGGAAACTGCTCAATCCCCGGCTGATTCGTGACCAGATTGACCACAACTATTTTCCCCGTTCCGAGGATGAGCCCGCTCAGGTGCGTCCGCTGGTTTCAACTCCACTCGTCTCACCTGAGGTGGCAGACTGGTTGGTCCAGGTTCCCATGCTGGAAACAGTTGAACGTGGAACGGGACGACGGGCGAAACTGGACGAATATAAGGTCTTTGGAAAAACGGGCACCGCTCAGAAACCGGATCCGAAAACGGGGGCTTACTCCTCGCAGTTGCACGTCAGTTCTTTCATTTGTGGTGCGCCGGCTCATGATCCGCGGGTACTCGTTCTGGTGGTCGTTAATGAACCATCGGTCGGAGAAAACCACTACGGCGGGACAATTGCTGGTCCCCCTGCAGCTGAGATTCTGAGAAAAACCCTCTTGTACCTCCACGAGCCGTTCGACGAATCGGGCTCACGCTTTGAGGAACGGTCTGCCAGCCGGGTTCGTAATATCCTGCGTTAA
- a CDS encoding tetratricopeptide repeat protein has translation MAEETNKQPESEADPQSSAMAAEAEVTEAGASVSEDGSRALPQRLLQFFSSRWKLVGIAASVLVLLTIYLMSGSSEPEKTPQEILAESLELLEDREDPKSWTIAQDLAYSLKKQEYQDPDFPGALYYIFGVVAFRNAEELTGESQDHQYLIASRYLKEAERRAIIQKYRPEWCFAYGSSLYQLGSTKLSRPLLEEAAETWPHGKLKASMMLTDIYLDHKADAELQNAFKLNSAALQSDNLNPVTQDRLYLQRAQIMLAQGKNDLAEEVLTKVQERDSVNQVTLVFQAQTLMAEGKYQEALTILAPLKDNLGLDRKFSRQASYLMGLCAESLNDEEAAIGFYEQTTHRYAGTHEGLAAYLHLAELLRKNGRTEEALIAYRTALRSVSSPEDFRNRWISLEGFRKYALDAWNDWVDEEKIKNGVTCFSAAIQLSEYLPPLLPEVQARELAANANRRWAEYLERSYEQTTVSERERLKHELQDHWIQSGKAYYELARHLKTTDRYGEILSISAEHFQKGQDYETALKVLTRFININPDKKMPQALVRRGEILLELDQLDEAISHFERVMTNYPTDVAAFQAKYLLGVAHLEQDQLEQAQGVWKDILENSNLTPQAKQWSDSLFALGKLNFHLGKIAGQKPQAAGGTAQGEKSTAQPGPYFYFEESTRRLREYVNRYPESEKVHEARFLLARALQNLADEPLQEMKTARTENARQELQRKQYRFLNMAIEQLQSLNRDLRRLESQDRLDPLGKRLLKSTCFGKAHLLYMTGEYEDAIKSYHDAVNRYPQCTEVLIAYMKMSGCYESLGKKNEAKSMLEQAKIILKQMPDKVFDSRDSNLGREEWNRWLDWSRELRYSNQQATTAKTGNGA, from the coding sequence ATGGCAGAAGAAACAAACAAACAACCAGAATCCGAAGCAGACCCGCAATCCTCAGCGATGGCTGCTGAGGCTGAAGTTACCGAGGCTGGTGCTTCAGTCAGCGAAGATGGTTCGCGCGCTCTGCCTCAACGTCTGCTGCAGTTTTTCAGTTCGCGCTGGAAGCTGGTTGGGATCGCCGCTTCGGTTCTCGTGCTGTTGACCATTTACCTGATGAGTGGATCCAGCGAGCCGGAAAAAACGCCTCAGGAGATTCTGGCCGAATCGCTGGAACTGCTGGAAGATCGGGAAGATCCGAAGTCGTGGACCATCGCGCAGGACCTGGCTTACTCGCTCAAGAAACAGGAGTATCAGGACCCGGATTTTCCTGGTGCTTTATACTACATTTTTGGAGTGGTTGCCTTTCGCAATGCGGAAGAGCTGACAGGAGAGTCCCAGGATCATCAGTACCTGATTGCCAGCCGCTATCTCAAGGAAGCGGAACGTAGAGCGATCATTCAGAAGTACCGACCCGAATGGTGCTTCGCGTATGGCTCCAGTCTCTATCAGCTCGGTTCGACGAAACTGTCGCGACCGTTGCTTGAAGAAGCGGCCGAGACCTGGCCGCATGGTAAACTCAAAGCATCCATGATGCTGACTGATATCTACCTGGATCACAAAGCGGACGCGGAACTGCAGAACGCATTCAAGTTGAACTCCGCAGCACTGCAGTCAGACAATCTTAACCCCGTGACGCAGGATCGCCTCTACCTGCAACGTGCTCAGATCATGCTGGCCCAGGGGAAAAACGATCTGGCTGAAGAAGTGCTGACGAAGGTGCAGGAGCGGGACTCGGTCAACCAGGTGACCCTCGTCTTCCAGGCGCAGACGTTGATGGCTGAGGGTAAGTATCAGGAAGCACTGACCATCCTGGCGCCGCTCAAAGATAACCTGGGACTGGACCGCAAGTTTTCCCGGCAGGCATCCTATCTGATGGGGCTGTGTGCGGAATCATTGAATGATGAAGAGGCGGCAATCGGCTTTTATGAGCAGACTACCCACCGCTATGCGGGGACCCATGAAGGGCTGGCTGCGTACCTGCATCTGGCCGAGTTGCTCCGCAAAAATGGACGTACAGAAGAAGCATTGATCGCCTACAGGACGGCGCTGCGGTCAGTCAGCAGTCCGGAAGATTTTCGCAATCGCTGGATCAGCCTGGAAGGATTTCGGAAGTATGCACTCGATGCCTGGAATGACTGGGTTGATGAGGAAAAAATCAAAAATGGCGTGACCTGTTTCAGTGCAGCGATTCAGTTGTCGGAATATCTGCCCCCCTTGTTACCTGAAGTGCAGGCACGGGAACTGGCAGCGAATGCCAATCGGCGGTGGGCGGAATATCTTGAACGCAGCTACGAACAGACGACCGTCAGTGAGCGGGAGAGACTGAAGCATGAACTGCAGGACCACTGGATTCAAAGTGGTAAAGCATATTATGAACTGGCCCGCCATCTGAAAACGACGGATCGTTACGGAGAGATTCTGTCCATTTCTGCAGAGCATTTTCAGAAAGGTCAGGATTATGAAACTGCACTCAAGGTGCTGACCCGGTTTATCAATATCAACCCGGATAAAAAAATGCCCCAGGCACTTGTTCGTCGTGGGGAAATTCTGCTGGAACTGGATCAACTGGATGAAGCCATCAGTCATTTTGAACGGGTGATGACGAACTATCCCACCGATGTGGCTGCGTTCCAGGCAAAGTATCTGCTGGGCGTCGCGCACCTGGAGCAGGATCAGCTCGAACAGGCTCAAGGGGTCTGGAAAGACATTCTGGAGAACAGCAATTTAACGCCTCAAGCGAAACAATGGTCGGATTCTCTGTTTGCACTGGGCAAGTTGAATTTTCACCTCGGGAAGATTGCGGGCCAAAAGCCCCAGGCGGCAGGTGGCACAGCACAAGGTGAGAAGTCGACTGCACAGCCAGGACCCTATTTTTACTTTGAGGAATCGACGCGACGACTGCGGGAATACGTGAATCGGTACCCGGAATCAGAAAAGGTGCATGAGGCACGGTTCCTGCTTGCCCGGGCTTTGCAGAATCTGGCGGATGAACCCTTGCAGGAGATGAAAACTGCCCGAACTGAAAACGCCCGCCAGGAACTGCAGCGGAAACAGTATCGTTTTTTGAATATGGCGATTGAACAGTTACAGAGTCTGAATCGCGATCTCCGCCGGCTCGAGAGTCAGGATCGCCTCGATCCCCTCGGTAAGCGACTGTTGAAATCAACCTGTTTCGGCAAAGCGCATCTGCTGTACATGACCGGTGAGTACGAAGACGCGATTAAGTCGTATCACGATGCCGTCAATCGCTATCCACAATGTACGGAAGTGTTGATTGCCTATATGAAAATGTCAGGCTGCTATGAAAGCCTGGGTAAAAAAAATGAAGCCAAGAGCATGCTGGAGCAGGCCAAGATTATCCTGAAACAGATGCCCGATAAAGTGTTTGATTCCCGGGACAGTAACCTCGGGCGTGAGGAATGGAATCGCTGGCTGGACTGGTCGCGGGAGTTGCGCTATTCCAATCAGCAGGCGACCACAGCCAAAACTGGAAATGGTGCCTGA